A segment of the Brevundimonas sp. M20 genome:
CCGGGCTGACGACCTGTCGGAGATCGACGGCGTCCTGGACGGTCCCGCCCGCATCCTCGCGGCGGCGAAGATCGGGCGGACGCGTCTGATCGACAATATGGCGGTTTGAAGAGAGGGATTGGGGACCAGGGATTAGGGATCAGGTGGATCGCGGGTCGTCCCGGCCAACCAATCCCCAATCCCTATTCAGCCCAGCGCCCCCACACAGCCTTCCGCGCCGCCGACGCTGACCTTGGCGTCGGTCAGGGACAGGGTCCAGCCGTGGTGGGTGGCGAGGCCCTGACGGCGGATGCCGCCGCCGTCGCCCGCATCACCGCCGACATCGACGATCACGCGACGGCCGTTCGGCAGGGCGGCGGGGTCGATCTTGCCGACAGCCAGGGCGGTCGGGATGGCGCCGCCGCCGAAGCCGTCGAAGACGCTTAGGCCGGTCCACTCCCGACGCAGGCCGGTCCACCAGGCGTCCTCGGTGTTGATGGCCAGAACGGCGACGCCGTGGCCTTCAGCGGCCCACTTCAGCGCGGCCTGCGGATCACGGACGGCGCGCATGTCGGCGGCGGCGCCGAAGCGCAGGCGGGCGCCGTCGAAGGCGCGGGTCGGCTCGATCGGCGACCAGACCTGCACCTGCATCCGACCCTGACGAGCCAGCCCCCAGCCGACGATCTGGCGCCACAGGCTTTCAACGGCCTCGCGGTTGTCGGGATCGGCCTTGGCGACCAGACGGTCCAGAACCATTTTCTCGCGGTCGGGGCGCAGTTTGACGTGGGGACCGGCGGGCGCGTCCTTCGCCTTGCCGACGCGGGCGGCGATGGCGAGGCGGCGCTCGAATAGCGCCAGCAGCTCGTCGTCGAGCAGGTCGATCTCATGGCGCAAGGCGGCCAGAGCCATGTGTTCGGGAGACAGGTCGGCGGGATCGGTCATCGAGGACGGCCAGACCTGTTGCAGGGAAGCGGATTGGGGCACGGGGAGAAGACTTTCGATTTCAGTACGGCATGAAGCTTTTGCGAGCCGCCGTCCCTAGCGGGACGGTCGCCGGCGAGGCCGTCAGGACGCAGCGCCTGACGCCTCAGCCGGCGTATCGAAAGCCGTAGAAATACAGGTCCGCGGCCGCGTTGAAGCGGGCGAAAGAGGTCGCAGCGATTGCTTGCGAGAGGACCATGAGGGTCAAAAGCCGCAACAATCGTGCGCGGTCAAGCGATTCCGGCGCTGAGCAGGACGAAACGCGTGCGGTTGTCGCTGGAATCCTGAATGTCGTTGCGCAGAATCGACAGGTCATAGACCTCAGCGGCGCGGGCGGGCGCGACGGCGGCGCGGGTCGGATCGCCCGCCTCGGCCACGGCGCGG
Coding sequences within it:
- a CDS encoding chorismate mutase, with amino-acid sequence MPQSASLQQVWPSSMTDPADLSPEHMALAALRHEIDLLDDELLALFERRLAIAARVGKAKDAPAGPHVKLRPDREKMVLDRLVAKADPDNREAVESLWRQIVGWGLARQGRMQVQVWSPIEPTRAFDGARLRFGAAADMRAVRDPQAALKWAAEGHGVAVLAINTEDAWWTGLRREWTGLSVFDGFGGGAIPTALAVGKIDPAALPNGRRVIVDVGGDAGDGGGIRRQGLATHHGWTLSLTDAKVSVGGAEGCVGALG